A part of Bacteroidetes bacterium SB0662_bin_6 genomic DNA contains:
- a CDS encoding tetratricopeptide repeat protein, producing the protein MFAVLAGFFGFRRFEAIRSEAKESANEVKSLLEEIKQNRDESRELLQEMAAESDPEEPEQARQKTGDVSNDPGATPMEKEIAEATSLQEQEKTKDAIRKWLAIAESAEGTDNSLAARAWFSYGYLQADENLEEKMRAYDKAIILQPDSAGAYNNRGIVKAKLGRLVEAIADYDEAIRLRMPNARAYHNRGLAKARLRRFDEAITDYDEAIRLQTDYARAYYSRGNSKRALGRLAEARKDYESALTLAREENDTYRASRIKELLHQLDTEDGN; encoded by the coding sequence GTGTTCGCTGTCCTTGCTGGTTTTTTCGGGTTTCGAAGGTTCGAAGCGATCAGGAGTGAGGCGAAAGAGAGTGCGAACGAGGTAAAGAGTTTGCTCGAAGAAATCAAACAGAATCGAGATGAATCTCGGGAGCTTCTTCAGGAGATGGCAGCGGAGTCTGATCCCGAAGAACCGGAGCAAGCAAGACAAAAAACTGGGGACGTGAGCAACGACCCGGGTGCAACCCCGATGGAAAAGGAGATAGCTGAAGCCACATCTCTCCAGGAGCAGGAGAAGACAAAAGACGCCATCAGGAAATGGCTAGCTATCGCCGAAAGCGCGGAGGGAACGGACAACAGCCTAGCTGCTAGAGCGTGGTTTTCCTACGGCTATCTGCAGGCAGATGAGAACTTGGAAGAAAAGATGCGCGCGTACGACAAGGCCATTATTCTGCAACCTGACAGTGCAGGAGCCTACAATAATCGGGGCATCGTCAAGGCCAAGTTAGGGCGCCTTGTAGAAGCCATTGCTGACTATGACGAGGCTATTCGCCTGCGAATGCCCAACGCTCGTGCCTACCACAATAGGGGCCTCGCCAAGGCTAGATTGAGGCGATTCGACGAAGCCATTACCGACTATGATGAGGCTATTCGCTTGCAAACAGACTACGCTCGAGCGTACTACAGTAGAGGCAACTCGAAGCGCGCGTTGGGGCGACTAGCCGAAGCACGAAAGGATTATGAGAGCGCGCTGACGCTCGCGCGAGAAGAAAATGACACATACCGTGCTTCCAGAATAAAGGAGCTATTGCACCAACTCGATACCGAAGATGGCAATTGA
- a CDS encoding type II toxin-antitoxin system YafQ family toxin: MREIAYTKRFRQDYKRIKKRGWDVQRLEAAVDTLARGRPLPPNARPHKLSGNFNDAWDIHLAGDWILIYEITEDLLILRRTGTHSDLFQN, translated from the coding sequence ATGAGGGAGATTGCCTACACGAAGAGATTTCGCCAAGACTACAAAAGAATCAAGAAACGAGGCTGGGACGTCCAACGGCTTGAAGCAGCCGTTGATACCTTGGCGAGAGGCCGGCCACTACCACCCAACGCCCGACCCCACAAGTTGTCAGGCAACTTCAACGACGCCTGGGATATTCACTTGGCCGGAGACTGGATACTGATTTACGAGATCACCGAAGACCTTCTGATACTCCGCCGAACCGGAACACACTCCGACCTCTTTCAAAACTAA
- a CDS encoding type II toxin-antitoxin system RelB/DinJ family antitoxin, which produces MARTVQMQVRLEPELKARSEEVLSQLGLKPTEFIRMSLRQLVMRKGLPFDARIPNAETIDALEEPAEKLKRFPSARAVFSHLETASDADQEDR; this is translated from the coding sequence ATGGCTAGAACCGTACAAATGCAAGTTCGGCTGGAACCCGAACTGAAGGCGCGATCCGAAGAGGTGCTTTCCCAACTCGGGCTGAAACCCACCGAATTTATTCGCATGTCCTTGCGACAACTCGTGATGCGCAAGGGCTTGCCCTTTGACGCGCGAATCCCGAATGCTGAAACGATAGACGCACTGGAGGAACCTGCGGAGAAACTGAAACGATTCCCGTCCGCGCGCGCGGTCTTCTCTCACCTTGAAACGGCCAGCGATGCCGATCAAGAGGACCGATGA